GATCGTGCGTTTGATATCCATGATTACTCGGCCATCGAAGAAGAACGGGAGGTAGGGATAGGTGGAACCGGGTCATAACCACCGGGATTCCACGGATGACAGCGACCTAAACGACGAAAGGTCAGCCAGCCACCGCGCAGAAGGCCATGATTTTCGATGGCTTCATACGCGTAGCAAGAACAACTGGGGTAGAAACGACAGTGACTGGCCATCAAGGGACTAATGGCGTAGCGGTAAAACTGGATCGGAACGAGTGCCAGTTTACGCATCTGGACTGTCTACCCCTACAGTTTCGGTTTTGACTGCTGGTACCGGCTTGTTGCGTGCCAGACGCTTCCAGAGTTTGCCGAAATGCTGAATCAATTCGGGGTTTTCTACGTCCCCCAAACCTTTGCGCGCGACGATAACGATGTCCCAGCCGACCAGTGAATCCTGGTGCAGGCGAAACGATTCGCGCA
This genomic window from Pseudomonas kribbensis contains:
- the yidD gene encoding membrane protein insertion efficiency factor YidD yields the protein MRKLALVPIQFYRYAISPLMASHCRFYPSCSCYAYEAIENHGLLRGGWLTFRRLGRCHPWNPGGYDPVPPIPTSRSSSMAE